Proteins encoded by one window of Candidatus Binatia bacterium:
- a CDS encoding CoA transferase: MKALAGVKVLEFGGGAAGPIAVRHLADHGATVIRVESRTRPDFLRVLGLSKKNRNLDDAPMFMMLNCNKMSVALNLSDPRGVELAKKLVLWADVVAENFAPKAMRKWGLDYESLRALKPDLVMVSTCLMGQTGPHRDYPGFGGQGSAISGFNFLTGWPDREAVGQHGTITDSLAPRFVAAAVLAALLRRKKTGEGCYIDVAQTETAAYSLSGWMLEYSANGEVIGRDGNRSRIAAPHGAFPCRGEDRWCVIACWDDAGWQRLVAAMGSPAWALEERWATLAGRKKDEDELEASIAGWTASREASEVAELLQRAGVEAGVVATCRDLVADPQLEHRGHFVPMQHAVLGAHTCEALGYRLSETPGAIERPGPLLGEHSRYVYREILGLADDEIERLASDGVLR; the protein is encoded by the coding sequence GTGAAGGCGCTCGCGGGCGTCAAGGTGCTGGAATTCGGCGGCGGCGCCGCGGGGCCGATCGCGGTCCGGCATCTCGCCGACCACGGCGCGACGGTGATCCGCGTCGAGTCGCGCACGCGGCCGGACTTCCTGCGCGTGCTCGGTCTCTCGAAGAAGAACCGCAATCTCGACGACGCGCCGATGTTCATGATGCTCAACTGCAACAAGATGTCGGTGGCGCTGAACCTGAGCGACCCGCGCGGCGTCGAGCTCGCGAAGAAGCTCGTGCTGTGGGCCGACGTCGTCGCCGAGAACTTCGCGCCCAAGGCGATGCGCAAGTGGGGCCTCGACTACGAGAGCCTGCGCGCGCTCAAGCCCGACCTGGTGATGGTCAGCACCTGCCTCATGGGCCAGACCGGCCCGCACCGCGACTACCCCGGCTTCGGCGGCCAGGGCTCGGCGATCTCCGGCTTCAACTTCCTGACCGGCTGGCCCGACCGCGAGGCCGTCGGCCAGCACGGCACGATCACCGACTCGCTCGCGCCGCGCTTCGTCGCCGCAGCCGTGCTGGCGGCGCTGCTGCGCCGGAAGAAGACGGGCGAGGGCTGCTACATCGACGTCGCGCAGACCGAGACCGCGGCGTACTCGCTCTCCGGCTGGATGCTCGAGTACTCTGCGAACGGCGAGGTGATCGGGCGCGACGGCAACCGCTCGCGGATCGCGGCGCCGCACGGCGCGTTTCCGTGCCGCGGCGAGGACCGATGGTGCGTCATCGCCTGCTGGGACGACGCCGGCTGGCAGCGGCTGGTCGCGGCGATGGGCTCGCCCGCGTGGGCGCTCGAGGAGCGCTGGGCGACGCTTGCGGGTCGGAAGAAGGACGAGGACGAGCTCGAAGCGTCGATCGCGGGGTGGACCGCGTCGCGCGAGGCTTCGGAGGTCGCGGAGCTGCTGCAGCGCGCGGGGGTCGAGGCGGGCGTGGTCGCGACGTGCCGCGACCTGGTCGCGGATCCGCAGCTCGAGCACCGCGGGCACTTCGTGCCGATGCAGCACGCGGTGCTCGGCGCGCACACGTGCGAGGCGCTCGGCTACCGGCTGTCGGAGACGCCGGGCGCGATCGAGCGTCCGGGGCCGCTGCTCGGGGAGCACTCGCGGTACGTGTACCGCGAGATCCTCGGGCTCGCGGACGACGAAATCGAGCGTTTAGCCTCCGACGGCGTGCTGCGCTGA